One Natronolimnobius sp. AArcel1 DNA window includes the following coding sequences:
- the aglF gene encoding UTP--glucose-1-phosphate uridylyltransferase AglF, with protein MQAVVLAAGEGTRLRPLTEDKPKGMVEVDEEPILTHCFDQLVDLGATELIVVVGYLKERIIDHYGDEYRDVPITYAHQREQQGLAHALVTVEEHVDDDFMLILGDNIFQANLEDVVRRQREDRADAAFLVEEVPWEEASRYGVCDTNKYGEITDVVEKPDDPPSNLVMTGFYTFTPAIFHACHLVQPSNRGEYEISEAIDLLIQSGRTIDAIGLEGWRIDVGYPEDREEAETRLQDGEADLEQS; from the coding sequence ATGCAAGCTGTCGTTCTTGCCGCCGGCGAGGGGACGCGTCTGCGGCCGCTCACCGAGGACAAGCCAAAAGGGATGGTCGAAGTCGATGAGGAGCCAATTCTCACGCACTGTTTCGACCAACTCGTCGACCTCGGCGCGACCGAACTCATCGTCGTCGTTGGCTACCTCAAAGAGCGGATTATCGACCACTACGGCGATGAATACCGTGACGTCCCCATCACCTACGCCCACCAGCGCGAACAGCAGGGCCTCGCCCACGCCCTGGTGACCGTCGAGGAGCACGTCGACGACGACTTCATGCTCATCCTCGGCGACAACATCTTCCAGGCCAATCTCGAGGATGTCGTGCGCCGCCAGCGCGAGGACCGCGCCGACGCCGCCTTCCTCGTCGAGGAGGTCCCCTGGGAGGAAGCCTCGAGATACGGCGTCTGCGATACGAACAAGTACGGCGAGATCACCGACGTCGTCGAGAAACCAGACGACCCGCCGTCGAACCTCGTGATGACCGGCTTCTATACGTTTACGCCCGCAATTTTCCACGCCTGTCACCTCGTCCAGCCATCCAATCGCGGCGAGTACGAGATCAGCGAAGCCATCGACCTGTTGATTCAGTCCGGCCGCACCATCGACGCCATCGGCCTCGAGGGCTGGCGAATCGACGTTGGCTACCCCGAAGACCGTGAGGAAGCCGAGACGCGGCTTCAGGATGGGGAGGCCGACCTCGAGCAGTCGTAA
- a CDS encoding MFS transporter, with protein MVFTFGTPLSYGVFHQPFSDAFGISPVAMSTVFSVMLFAFFIGSGLIGIASTRLPARVVLLACAGATAAIAPALYVTESYLGLVAVFAVLGLALGTVFVLLASVVPRWFDERRGVATGLIFVGNGLGLTVLPPIWQAAIETVGVRQGFLVVMGVTAAAFALAGLTCRRPRWADQTTESFRGVLEWVRGLAGSRTFQLLFVGMSLAFAWYQLLAAYAIDYFAARGMTEAAASVAFGLIGGVSIISRIGGGYVADVVGSRRAFLASLGCAAVGVVLLLVPGWVALGVAIIVTGLGLGGSATLYIPVLMEIFDPKRDTAIIGIFNVAGGVGALAMPPLGTASVAYTGSYTVALALTVGVVLTGFWLIAMGTRIR; from the coding sequence ATGGTGTTTACGTTCGGAACGCCGCTTTCGTACGGCGTCTTCCACCAGCCATTCAGCGACGCGTTCGGGATTTCGCCGGTCGCAATGTCGACTGTCTTCTCAGTGATGCTGTTTGCCTTTTTTATTGGCTCTGGATTGATCGGTATCGCCTCGACACGACTCCCTGCTCGCGTCGTGCTTCTTGCATGCGCTGGCGCGACTGCCGCAATCGCGCCCGCACTCTACGTAACGGAGTCATATCTGGGCCTCGTCGCCGTCTTTGCCGTGCTCGGGCTGGCGCTCGGGACCGTCTTCGTTCTGCTCGCCTCTGTTGTTCCGCGCTGGTTTGACGAACGCCGCGGCGTTGCAACCGGCCTGATCTTCGTCGGAAATGGATTAGGCTTGACCGTCTTGCCACCGATCTGGCAAGCCGCAATCGAAACCGTCGGCGTCCGGCAGGGCTTTCTCGTCGTCATGGGCGTGACAGCCGCCGCGTTCGCCCTCGCCGGTCTCACCTGTCGCCGACCCCGGTGGGCCGACCAGACGACAGAGTCGTTCCGCGGCGTCCTCGAGTGGGTCCGCGGGTTAGCCGGCAGCCGAACCTTTCAGTTACTGTTCGTCGGCATGAGTCTCGCGTTTGCGTGGTATCAGTTGCTCGCCGCCTACGCGATCGATTACTTTGCGGCGCGAGGGATGACTGAAGCCGCCGCATCCGTCGCGTTCGGGCTCATCGGCGGCGTGAGCATCATCTCTCGAATCGGTGGCGGCTACGTCGCAGACGTCGTCGGCTCGAGGCGGGCGTTTCTGGCCTCGCTGGGCTGTGCAGCCGTCGGTGTCGTGTTATTGTTGGTGCCCGGCTGGGTGGCCCTCGGGGTTGCGATTATCGTTACTGGCCTCGGGTTAGGCGGAAGTGCAACGCTGTACATCCCAGTGTTGATGGAAATTTTCGACCCGAAGCGAGATACGGCGATCATCGGCATTTTCAACGTCGCTGGCGGCGTGGGTGCGCTGGCGATGCCGCCGCTTGGGACGGCGAGTGTCGCCTACACGGGTAGTTACACCGTTGCACTCGCACTGACCGTCGGCGTCGTTCTCACCGGCTTTTGGCTGATCGCGATGGGAACGCGTATCCGCTGA
- a CDS encoding sugar phosphate nucleotidyltransferase produces the protein MDSISAVVLAGGEGSRLRPLTRYRPKPLLPAATTPIIEHVFDQLIEAGVTNITVVVGYKRQRVQSHFGSTYRNIPLTYVTQDNQFGSGHALLAADGTVSGPMLVVNGDQFVESAIIKDVLEAHDDSNAAATLGVLNRMDLDPYGGVVLEDETVTAVVENPDDDRSYRLNAGVYVFESGIFDAIRAAESRAGEQSLTDGIAELLERGESVCGTVSEGVWVDATYPWDLLDVSFELLESGVVDDKRDSPIAETATIHDSAVIREPVVVAPDCEVGAGAVVGPFTCLGENATVGSNAVVERSVIDADTRIGANATVVDCVTGIGVTVGNGSAIPGGPGDVRVGNRIFEGERLGALLSDRVTDRGGSTYVPGAVIGPDVSVEAGATVRGTIAEDTEVRS, from the coding sequence ATGGATTCGATCTCTGCCGTCGTTCTTGCGGGAGGAGAGGGATCGCGCCTCCGCCCGCTGACGCGCTATCGGCCGAAACCACTCTTACCGGCCGCTACGACGCCGATTATCGAGCACGTCTTCGATCAGTTGATCGAGGCGGGCGTGACGAATATCACCGTCGTCGTCGGCTACAAACGCCAGCGGGTACAGTCACACTTCGGGTCGACCTACCGCAACATCCCGCTGACGTACGTCACACAGGACAACCAGTTCGGCAGCGGCCACGCACTGCTGGCTGCAGACGGCACTGTTTCCGGGCCGATGCTCGTCGTCAACGGCGACCAGTTCGTCGAGAGTGCGATCATCAAAGACGTGCTCGAGGCCCACGACGACAGCAACGCCGCGGCGACACTCGGCGTGCTCAACCGGATGGATCTCGACCCCTACGGTGGCGTCGTCCTCGAGGACGAGACAGTCACCGCAGTCGTCGAGAACCCGGACGATGATCGCAGCTATCGGCTCAACGCAGGCGTCTACGTCTTCGAATCCGGGATTTTTGACGCGATTCGCGCCGCCGAGTCACGAGCGGGTGAGCAGTCACTGACCGATGGGATCGCCGAACTCCTCGAGCGCGGTGAATCTGTGTGTGGAACGGTCTCTGAGGGAGTCTGGGTCGATGCAACCTACCCGTGGGATCTGCTCGACGTCTCCTTTGAACTGCTCGAGAGCGGTGTCGTCGACGACAAACGGGACTCACCGATTGCCGAAACGGCGACGATTCACGACTCAGCTGTGATTCGCGAGCCGGTCGTCGTCGCACCTGACTGTGAGGTCGGTGCGGGTGCCGTCGTCGGTCCCTTCACCTGCCTTGGCGAAAACGCGACCGTCGGTTCGAACGCAGTCGTCGAGCGAAGCGTAATCGATGCGGATACGCGAATCGGCGCGAACGCGACGGTTGTCGACTGCGTGACCGGCATCGGCGTCACGGTCGGCAACGGGTCGGCAATCCCCGGCGGTCCTGGCGACGTTCGCGTCGGGAACCGCATCTTCGAAGGCGAGCGACTCGGCGCCTTGCTCAGTGATCGCGTCACGGACCGTGGCGGCAGTACGTACGTCCCTGGTGCCGTCATCGGACCTGACGTGAGCGTCGAAGCCGGCGCGACCGTCCGCGGAACCATCGCCGAAGACACCGAGGTTCGATCCTAA
- the nikR gene encoding nickel-responsive transcriptional regulator NikR, with product MAVVSVSMPDELLERLDQFADEHGYTGRSEVVREASRNLLGEFEDTRLEERDLMGLVTILFDYETTSVEERMMHLRHEHEDLVASNFHSHVGDHYCMELFVLEGELEDISTFVGKIRATQDALTVDYSVIPVDDFDPISQEHS from the coding sequence ATGGCAGTCGTAAGCGTCTCGATGCCCGATGAACTCCTCGAGCGACTCGACCAGTTCGCTGACGAACACGGCTACACCGGCCGCAGCGAGGTCGTCCGCGAAGCCTCGCGCAATCTGCTTGGCGAATTCGAGGACACCCGACTCGAGGAACGCGACCTCATGGGCCTCGTCACAATCTTGTTCGACTACGAGACCACGAGCGTCGAAGAGCGGATGATGCACCTACGCCACGAACACGAAGACCTCGTCGCCTCGAACTTCCACAGCCACGTCGGCGACCACTACTGCATGGAACTGTTCGTCCTCGAGGGCGAACTCGAGGATATCTCGACGTTCGTCGGGAAGATCCGTGCAACGCAGGATGCGCTGACGGTTGATTACTCCGTGATTCCGGTCGACGATTTCGACCCGATTTCACAGGAGCACTCCTAA
- the glmS gene encoding glutamine--fructose-6-phosphate transaminase (isomerizing) yields the protein MCGIIGYTGSENDVLEVLMSGLSNLEYRGYDSAGVAIADDSLSVEKREGEVSALEGALPDGGIDGLAGIGHTRWSTHGPPSDRNAHPHTDCTGQVAVVHNGIIENYQTLRTRLEDEGHTFASDTDTEVVPHLIEDELADGASSEQAFRHAISRIEGSYAVAAVFGDSDTIYAARHESPLVLGLSDDGHYLGSDVPAFLEYTDQVIYLEDGQFARISPDEIVITDSEGTVVEMPVDTVAWDPEDAGKSGYDHYMLKEINEQPLALRQCLRERVSELERTITVEELADLERRGPVQFVACGTSYHAALYGARLLREQGIPAQCFLASEYDARSIPITDETLVVGVTQSGETADTMSALRGANRTGATTLALTNVVGSSAARECDYVMYIRAGPEIGVAATKTFASQQAALAMLSGVLSDDHSPNLIRRLRRLPDQLQQVLDESSARKIASRYVDADAYFFIGRGYNAPVALEGALKMKEITYKHAEGFAAGELKHGPLALVTEETPVFALISGPNAAKTLGNVKEVEARGAPVIAVTDQPDLVEQYATHVLEVPDAGRRLTPILANVQLQLLSYWVANELGRSIDKPRNLAKSVTVE from the coding sequence ATGTGTGGGATCATCGGCTACACTGGGTCGGAAAACGACGTCCTCGAGGTGCTCATGTCGGGCCTCTCGAACCTCGAGTATCGGGGTTATGACTCCGCTGGCGTCGCGATTGCCGATGACTCGCTCTCGGTTGAAAAACGCGAAGGCGAGGTCTCCGCACTCGAGGGGGCGCTGCCCGACGGCGGTATCGACGGACTCGCGGGCATCGGCCACACGCGCTGGAGTACGCACGGGCCACCCTCAGACAGAAACGCCCACCCACACACCGACTGTACGGGTCAGGTCGCCGTCGTCCACAACGGCATTATCGAGAACTATCAGACGCTGCGGACGAGGCTCGAGGATGAGGGCCATACCTTTGCGAGCGACACTGATACCGAGGTCGTCCCCCACCTGATCGAGGACGAACTCGCAGACGGAGCGAGCTCCGAACAGGCGTTTCGACACGCCATTTCCCGTATCGAGGGTAGTTACGCCGTCGCGGCCGTCTTTGGGGATTCAGACACGATCTATGCGGCTCGCCACGAGTCACCACTGGTGCTTGGCCTCAGCGATGATGGCCACTACCTGGGCAGCGACGTGCCCGCGTTTCTTGAGTACACGGATCAAGTCATCTACCTCGAGGACGGGCAGTTCGCTCGCATTTCGCCAGATGAAATCGTCATCACGGACAGCGAGGGAACTGTCGTCGAGATGCCAGTCGACACCGTCGCGTGGGACCCCGAAGATGCCGGGAAATCGGGCTACGACCACTACATGCTCAAGGAGATCAACGAACAGCCACTGGCGCTTCGTCAGTGTCTGCGCGAACGGGTCTCCGAACTCGAGCGGACGATTACGGTCGAGGAACTTGCAGACCTCGAGCGTCGTGGGCCGGTCCAGTTCGTCGCCTGTGGAACCTCCTATCACGCGGCGTTGTACGGTGCCCGGTTGCTTCGCGAGCAGGGCATCCCAGCGCAGTGTTTCCTCGCGAGTGAGTACGACGCGCGCTCGATTCCGATCACCGACGAAACGCTGGTCGTCGGCGTCACCCAGAGCGGCGAGACGGCGGATACGATGTCGGCGCTTCGCGGTGCGAACCGAACCGGCGCGACAACGCTTGCGCTGACGAACGTCGTCGGAAGTTCGGCCGCCCGCGAGTGTGATTACGTCATGTACATCCGCGCCGGCCCGGAGATCGGCGTCGCCGCGACCAAGACGTTCGCGAGCCAGCAAGCTGCCCTCGCGATGCTGTCCGGTGTCCTCTCAGACGACCACTCCCCGAACCTCATCAGACGGCTCCGGCGACTCCCCGATCAACTCCAGCAGGTGCTAGACGAGTCGAGCGCCCGCAAAATTGCGAGTAGGTACGTCGACGCCGATGCGTACTTCTTCATCGGGCGGGGCTACAACGCGCCGGTCGCACTCGAGGGCGCGCTCAAGATGAAAGAAATTACGTACAAACACGCGGAGGGCTTCGCCGCCGGTGAGTTGAAACACGGGCCGCTGGCGCTCGTGACCGAGGAGACACCCGTATTCGCGCTGATTTCGGGGCCGAACGCGGCGAAGACACTCGGCAACGTCAAGGAGGTCGAAGCCCGCGGCGCGCCAGTGATCGCCGTGACTGACCAACCGGACCTCGTCGAGCAGTACGCGACGCACGTTCTCGAGGTGCCAGACGCTGGACGCCGACTGACGCCGATTCTGGCAAACGTCCAGTTGCAGTTGCTTTCCTACTGGGTGGCCAACGAACTGGGCCGCTCAATCGACAAGCCGCGCAATCTGGCAAAGAGTGTGACCGTCGAGTGA